Within bacterium, the genomic segment TGAGTTTTTCTGCCGGCGCAAAGGCTCCGTGGCTCATCGTCCACGGATAACCGATCAGAGATTCCACACCGCCCAGGCTTTCGCCGAGCGCGAAATACTCGGTGGACTCACAAAAAACTCGAGCGGCCGAGTCGCCACCGGCGAGATCAATGGTCACGATTCCCCCGAAGCCCCGCATCTGGCTACGCGCCAAGTCATGCCCGGGGTGATCGGCGAGCCCCGGGTAGTGGACACGCGCGACTTCGGGGCGCTGAGTGAGAAACTCGGCCACCTTCATCGCATTGGCCTGGTGTTCGCGCATGCGCAACGCCAGCGTTTTGGTGCCGCGCAAGGTGAGCCAGGCATCCCACGGCCCGGGGACGCCACCGGTGGCGTTGCGCGCCACTTTAAGGCGGGTCGCGGTCTCCTCGTCATCAACGACGACCGCTCCACCAATCACGTCGGAGTGGCCCCCGATGTATTTGGTTGTCGAATGCACGACCACATGGGCGCCCAGCTGCAGTGGATTTTGTAGATAAGGGGTCGCGAAGGTGTTGTCGACGACTAATTGCAGGTCGTGGCGATTGGCGATCTCGCCGCAGGCCGCAAGATCGATCAGGCGCAGCATTGGATTCGTCGGACTTTCCATCCACAACATCTTTGTCGAAGACTCGATGGCCTTCTCGATGTTCTCCGGTTGGGTGGCATCCACGAAGGTGAAGCGGACGTCATAGCGAGGCATCACGGAGGTAAAGAGCCGATAACTTCCGCCGTAAAGGTCATCGCAAACCACCACGTGATCGCCCGCCGAGAGCAACTGCATCACGCCGGAAATCGCCGCCATCCCCGACGCGTACCCGAAGCCAAATCG encodes:
- a CDS encoding cystathionine gamma-synthase, which gives rise to MDDLRFETRAIHVGQAADEATGATIVPVYQTATFTQDAIGSHRGYEYSRSGNPTRDALEVALASLEGGRFGFGYASGMAAISGVMQLLSAGDHVVVCDDLYGGSYRLFTSVMPRYDVRFTFVDATQPENIEKAIESSTKMLWMESPTNPMLRLIDLAACGEIANRHDLQLVVDNTFATPYLQNPLQLGAHVVVHSTTKYIGGHSDVIGGAVVVDDEETATRLKVARNATGGVPGPWDAWLTLRGTKTLALRMREHQANAMKVAEFLTQRPEVARVHYPGLADHPGHDLARSQMRGFGGIVTIDLAGGDSAARVFCESTEYFALGESLGGVESLIGYPWTMSHGAFAPAEKLSKGISEATVRLSVGIEHADDLCDDLAQALKRAAEAK